A single Micromonospora sp. CCTCC AA 2012012 DNA region contains:
- a CDS encoding DoxX family protein — protein MKPVRSLARVLLSGIFVVSGARNLQNAGRLVPAAKPVTDRVTPLLQNLSPRIPTDTESLVRINAATQLVGGLMLATGKFTRPAALVLAGTLVPTTAAGHPFWNSEDAASRNNNQIHFLKNLGLVGGLLLAAADTEGKPGLRWRTGHRIGHSRRSMQRAVRTARREAKIAVRSAATARRLPG, from the coding sequence ATGAAACCCGTGCGCTCCCTCGCCCGTGTCCTGTTGAGCGGCATCTTCGTGGTCAGCGGCGCCCGCAATCTGCAGAACGCCGGACGGCTCGTCCCCGCCGCGAAGCCGGTCACCGATCGGGTGACCCCGCTGCTCCAGAACCTCTCCCCCCGCATCCCGACCGACACCGAGAGCCTCGTCCGGATCAACGCGGCCACCCAGCTCGTCGGTGGGCTGATGCTCGCCACCGGGAAGTTCACCCGCCCGGCCGCCCTGGTCCTCGCCGGGACACTGGTGCCGACCACCGCCGCCGGTCATCCCTTCTGGAACTCCGAGGACGCGGCGTCGCGCAACAACAACCAGATCCACTTCCTCAAGAACCTCGGGCTCGTGGGCGGCCTGCTGCTCGCCGCCGCCGACACCGAGGGCAAGCCGGGGCTGCGCTGGCGTACCGGCCATCGGATCGGCCACTCGCGACGCTCGATGCAGCGGGCGGTCCGGACCGCCCGCCGAGAGGCGAAGATCGCCGTACGCTCGGCGGCCACCGCCCGACGACTCCCCGGCTGA
- a CDS encoding ATP-binding protein, with amino-acid sequence MDPVRNPYAPGAGQRPPELAGRGRELDVFDVVLERIARGRPERSLMLTGLRGVGKTVLLNTLRSQAINHLWGTGKIEARPDQSLRRPIAAALHMAVRELAPRHRAPDRIDAFLGVLKAFGQRPAPTGRAGAAPKLRDRWQPGIDVPATIGRADSGDIEIDLVELLSDAAAVAADVGTGIAVFIDEMQDVGAEDVSALCAACHELSQLGAPLIVVGAGLPHLPAVLSAAKSYSERLFRYQRIDRLDRIAADQALCAPADREEVEYEQKALDLLYEKSGGYPYFVQAYGKATWDHAPRSPITAADVRVAAPEAEAELAVGFFGSRFERATPAEREYMRAMATLSLVEGEESAGRDDMDAAVPTAEIARSLGRKPASLSPARDALIKKGLIYSGERGTVAFTVPHFGRYLRTQPA; translated from the coding sequence GCCCGGGGTCGCCCCGAACGCAGCCTGATGCTCACCGGCCTACGCGGGGTCGGCAAGACCGTACTGCTCAACACCCTCCGCTCGCAGGCCATCAACCACCTCTGGGGCACCGGCAAGATCGAGGCGCGTCCCGACCAGTCACTGCGTCGCCCGATCGCCGCCGCGCTGCACATGGCGGTCCGGGAGTTGGCTCCCCGACACCGCGCCCCGGACCGGATCGACGCGTTCCTCGGCGTGCTCAAGGCGTTCGGGCAGCGGCCCGCGCCGACCGGGCGGGCCGGGGCCGCCCCGAAGCTGCGCGACCGCTGGCAACCCGGCATCGACGTGCCGGCCACCATCGGCCGGGCCGACTCCGGGGACATCGAGATCGACCTGGTCGAGCTGCTCAGCGACGCGGCGGCGGTGGCCGCCGACGTGGGCACCGGGATCGCCGTCTTCATCGACGAGATGCAGGACGTCGGTGCGGAGGACGTCTCGGCGCTCTGCGCCGCCTGCCACGAGCTGTCCCAGCTCGGCGCGCCGCTGATCGTGGTCGGTGCGGGGCTGCCGCACCTGCCGGCCGTGCTCAGCGCCGCCAAGTCGTACTCCGAACGGCTCTTCCGCTACCAGCGGATCGACCGGCTGGACCGGATCGCCGCCGACCAGGCCCTCTGCGCGCCGGCCGACCGGGAGGAGGTCGAGTACGAACAGAAGGCCCTCGACCTGCTCTACGAGAAGTCCGGCGGCTACCCCTACTTCGTGCAGGCGTACGGGAAGGCCACCTGGGACCACGCGCCGCGCTCCCCGATCACCGCCGCCGACGTCCGGGTCGCCGCGCCCGAGGCCGAGGCGGAGCTGGCGGTCGGCTTCTTCGGCTCCCGGTTCGAGCGGGCCACCCCGGCGGAGCGCGAGTACATGCGGGCGATGGCGACGCTCTCGCTGGTGGAGGGGGAGGAGAGCGCCGGCCGCGACGACATGGACGCGGCGGTCCCGACGGCGGAGATCGCCCGTTCCCTCGGACGCAAGCCGGCCAGCCTCTCCCCGGCCCGGGACGCGTTGATCAAGAAGGGATTGATCTATTCCGGCGAGCGGGGCACGGTCGCGTTCACCGTGCCGCACTTCGGCCGCTACCTGCGCACCCAGCCGGCCTGA
- a CDS encoding GNAT family N-acetyltransferase, giving the protein MTTLRLRPEDPADEGPVARVLAAAFARPDVATPPEVGLVEELRHSDAWVPELAMVAESGGEVVGYALLTRVRVRSDGGSAPALALGPVAVAPHRQRIGHGTAVVQAALDAATELDERLVVVLGDPAFYRRFGFGRADRMGLTSPWSGLGDPWQALELPPSVSGAGPVPRGEVVFPPPWSKV; this is encoded by the coding sequence GTGACGACGCTGCGGCTCCGCCCCGAGGACCCGGCCGACGAGGGACCGGTCGCCCGGGTGCTGGCCGCCGCCTTCGCCCGACCCGACGTGGCCACCCCGCCCGAGGTGGGGCTGGTGGAGGAGTTGCGGCACAGCGACGCCTGGGTTCCCGAGCTGGCCATGGTCGCCGAGTCCGGCGGCGAGGTGGTCGGCTACGCGCTGCTGACCCGGGTCCGGGTCCGCTCCGACGGCGGCTCGGCACCGGCACTCGCGCTCGGCCCGGTGGCGGTGGCCCCGCACCGGCAGCGGATCGGGCACGGCACCGCGGTGGTGCAGGCCGCCCTGGACGCCGCCACGGAGCTGGACGAGCGGCTGGTGGTGGTGCTGGGCGATCCCGCCTTCTATCGGCGGTTCGGCTTCGGCCGTGCCGACCGGATGGGGCTGACCAGCCCCTGGTCAGGGCTGGGCGACCCGTGGCAGGCGCTGGAGCTGCCGCCGTCGGTCAGCGGTGCGGGACCGGTGCCGCGCGGCGAGGTGGTCTTCCCGCCACCGTGGTCGAAGGTGTGA